The Globicephala melas chromosome X, mGloMel1.2, whole genome shotgun sequence genome window below encodes:
- the TMSB4X gene encoding thymosin beta-4, giving the protein MSDKPDMAEIEKFDKSKLKKTETKEKNPLPSQETIEQEKQAGES; this is encoded by the exons ATGTCTGACAAACCCGATATGGCTGAGATTGAGAAATTCGATAAGTCgaaactgaagaaaacagaaacgaAAGAGAAAAATCCACTGCCTTCACAAGAAa CGATTGAACAGGAGAAGCAAGCGGGCGAGTCGTAA